In the genome of Gemmatimonadales bacterium, the window GGCTGCCTCGCTGATCCAGACGTACCTGAGCGAGGTGCACGACGGTACTGATCAGGGCGTCAAGCAGGCTGGCTTCGCGGTGCTGAACACGGCGCGCCGTCCCTCTGTTCTGGTAGAAATGGGATATGCCACCAATCGTCAGGACGCGGCACTGATGACCAGCTCCGACGGGCAGCGCAAGCTGGCCGCCAACATCGCCCGCGCGATCATCACCTACCTCCGGCAGAACGAGGCGGAGACGATCGATTCCTCGGAGAGCGCCAGCCCGTGAAGCGCGGCACCATCGCGGTGGTGGTCCTCCTCGCCGCGTGCTCGTGGTCCAATTCACTCTACCAGGCCCGGCAACTCACCGCCTCCGCTGAACGTGCCGAGCGCGAACGGCGATTGGGCGAAGCGCAGACGACCTGGGGCCAGGTCATCGTCAAGGCCGAATCGTCCTATGCCCGATCGCCACGCGGAAAGCGCGGGGCCGAAGCGCTCTGGCTCGCGGGACAAGCCGAGTCACGAGCCAACGATTGTGATCGCGCCGTGCCGACCCTGCAGGCGGCGTTCTTCGCATCCCCGTACGCCGTTTGGCGTCAGCACTTGCTGCTCGCGCTGGGGCTCTGCGCCGAGGCGTCGAACCGCCCGACTGCCATGGCGACATACGCCATGCTGCTCAGCTCGCATCCCGACTCGGCCACTCGCCGGATCGCATCGCTGCATCAGGGACATGTCCTCGCGCTGCAGGGCGAATGGGCCCGTGCGGATTCGGCGCTCGCGGGTGACGACACCTTTCCCGCGCGTCTCGACCGGGCCACGGCACTGGCGCATCTCGGCCGCGCCCATGACGCCCTCGTCAATCTCGATCCATTGATCCAGGCCGGCGACACGACGGTGCGCTGGATCGATTACGTCGAGGAACTGGCGCGCCACGATCCCGCCGTCGCCGATACACTGCTGCAACACCTCCAGCGCTTCAGTCACGACTCGGTCCTGGTGCGGGGCAGGATGCAGCCGCTGGCGACCGAGGAGCAGCAATCGGCGTGGCTCATCGCGGCGGCGCGGGCTGCGGCACAGCTTCATCCCGCCGCAACCGATCGTTGGCTGGCGGAGCTCGCCACGCGACCGGCTTCGCAGGCTGTATCGGATGGGAGGTACCTCTCTGCGCAGCTCCACATCCTTCGGTCAGGCTCGGTGGCTGAGCTGAACCAGGCGATCAGCGCATTTGGCACCGGAACACCGGAAGGATCGCTCGGTGCATACCAGCTTGCCGATGTGCTGGTCTACAGCCGGTGGATCGCGGCCCGGGACTCTTCCGTCCGCCGTGGCGCGCCGTCCGGGGACATGGCGATGTTCGCACTCGGTGAACTGGCCGGCGATTCGCTCGGCGCGCCGCGATTGAGTGCCTGGTTCTTCGCGGAAGTCGAACGGGACTGGCCGCAGTCGCCGTACGTTCCCAAATCGATCCTTGCCCGCGTTCCGCTCGAGCCCGACTCTGCAGACGCGCTCCTCGCGCGGGCACGGACCTACACCGGGAACCCCTACATCGCGGCAGCCAACGGCGACGTGGCGGCGCAAGTGCAGGTCTCCCGGCTTGAGTATGCGCTGGGACAGTTCATCGACGGCTGGTCCCGGGCGCCGCACGCCCCGCGCATGACGGAGGCGCGCGAGTGACCATTGCCCGCACGGTTGCGGGGATCAGCTTCCGCAATCCAGTGCTGCTCGCGTCCGGGACGGCGGGCTTCGGGCGCGAACTCGACGGCGTGATCGATCTCGATCGGATCGGCGGCCTGGTCACCAAGGCGGTGTCGATCGCTGCGCGCCATGGCAATCGCGCGCCGCGCGTCGCGGAATTCGCCGGCGGGATGCTCAATTCGATCGGGCTCGCGAATCCCGGAGTCGCCGTCGTCGTCGACGCGTCGCTGCCGTGGCTCGCGTTGCATCATCCACAGCTGCCGGTACTGATGAACGTGGTCGGATTCGAGGTCGAGGAATACGCGGCCGTCATCCAGCGCACCGAGACCGGGCCGGGACCCGCGGCGTTCGAGCTCAATCTCTCCTGTCCCAACACCGCTGCGGGCGGCCTCGAGTTCGGCGCGGATGCGCACGCGATGCGCGCCGTGGTCGCCAGCTGCCGCGCAGCAACGCGCCGCCCGATCTTCGTCAAGTTGTCGCCGACCCTTCCCGATATTGCGTCGATGGCCCGAACCGCGCGCGACGCCGGCGCCGATGGTGTGACGCTGGTCAACACGATGCCGGGGTATCTCGCCGAAGGTGGCGTCCCGGCGCTCGGCAACGGCAATGGCGGTGTGAGCGGTCCGGCGCTGCGACCGGTCGGGCTGCTCGCCGTGCGTCGCACCGCGGCGGCACTTCCTGGGTTTCCGATCATCGGCGTCGGTGGGATCGCGACGGCGGCGCATGTCCGCGAGTATCTCGATGCCGGCGCGTCACTGGTCGAGATCGGAACCGCAGCGCTCGCCGATCCGAGAGTGCCCGAACGATTGATCCGCGACCTGGAGCGACACGGTGGCTGAACTGCTCGTGGCGCTGGATCACGCCGATCCGGCCGATGCGATTGCATTGCTCGACCTGCTTCCCGAACGCGCACCGGTCAAGGTCGGCGCCGTACTCTTGGCGCGAGCCGGCATCGGCTTCGTTCGCGGACTCGTCGGCGAAGGTCATCCGGTCTTCCTCGACCCCAAATGGCATGACATCCCCAACACCGTCTCCGGTGCTGTCTCCGCCGCCGCGGAACTCGGCGTCGACATGGTCACGGTCCACGCCCTGGGCGGCGACGCGATGTTGCGGGCGGCGGTCGAAGCGGCGGCGGGGCGAACGCGCATCATCGCCGTCACGATGCTCACCTCCCACAGCGCAGCGGAGTTTGCAGCGGTGACCGGCAGACCTCGCGTCGATCCGGAGCAGGAGGTCGCCCGCCTCGCCGGTATCGCGGCCGCAGCGGGGGTGGCCGGCGTCGTCTGCTCGCCGCAGGAGATCGCGGTGGTGCGCGGAGTTGCGGCGTTCGAGCGGATCGTGGTGCCCGGGATCCGCCGCGATGGCGACGCCGTCGGCGACCAGCAGCGGACCGCATCGCCTGCCATCGCGATCGCGGCGGGCGCGACGCACCTGGTCGTGGGGAGGCCGATTACCTCGGCCGCTGCGCCCGCGGAAGCCTACGCCGAGTTCGTGGCAGCGATGGGCTGATCGCTATTCCGCCTGGATCGCCGCGAGCGGATCAATCGCCGCCGCTCGCCGACCCGGGAGATAGCATGCCAGCAGCGCGGCGGCGACCAGCACGCAGACGCTGATGACGAACGACAGCGGGTCGGTCGACGACACACCGAAGAGCAGGGACCGGATGGTGCGGGTCAGGGCCAGCGCACCGCCGATCCCGAGCAATGCACCAATCACCACCGTGCCCATCCCCTGATACACGACCAGCGCCAGGACGCTGCGCCGCGTTGCACCGAGCGCCATCCGGACGCCGATCTCGCGGCGGCGGCGGGTCACGGCATACGACAGCAACCCGTACAGGGAGAGCCCCGCGAGAAAGAGCGCAAAGCCGCTGAAGCCGCTCATCACGTACATCACGAACCGGCGGTTGGCCACCGACTGGTCCATCGTGGCTTGGAGGGTCGAGATCACCGACGGGACGTCGGGGTCGACGCCAGCGAGAACACGACGGATCCGATCGAGCAGCGCGGTACTCGAATGGCGCGTGCTGAGGACCAGCGTCATTCCCTCGAGCGAACGCTCGGGCCGCTGCGCGTAGTCGACATACACGGCCATGCCGGGGGAGTCGTCGCCGAGCTCGCTCTTGGTATCTGCCACGACCCCGACAATCGTGAGCCACTCATCGTGATTGTCGAACTGCGGCGTCCACTTGATGCGATGCCCGATTGGATCCTTTCCGGACCAGTAGTGTTGCGCCAGCGATTGGGTGATGACCGTCACTGGCGCCGTCCCGGCGCGGTCCCCGGCGACAAACGCGCGGCCGCGCAAGACCGGGATATGCAGCGCGTCGAAATACCCGGCGCTCACCAGCCGGTAGAATGGCACCGTGCCGCGCTCCGAACTTCCCTCATCGTCGGTGATGATCGAACCATTGATGCCGCCACCACCGGTGTACGGCACGCTGACACTGTTGAGCAGGGCGGCGCGATCGACGCCAGGCAACGCGCTGATCGCCG includes:
- a CDS encoding dihydroorotate dehydrogenase, translated to MTIARTVAGISFRNPVLLASGTAGFGRELDGVIDLDRIGGLVTKAVSIAARHGNRAPRVAEFAGGMLNSIGLANPGVAVVVDASLPWLALHHPQLPVLMNVVGFEVEEYAAVIQRTETGPGPAAFELNLSCPNTAAGGLEFGADAHAMRAVVASCRAATRRPIFVKLSPTLPDIASMARTARDAGADGVTLVNTMPGYLAEGGVPALGNGNGGVSGPALRPVGLLAVRRTAAALPGFPIIGVGGIATAAHVREYLDAGASLVEIGTAALADPRVPERLIRDLERHGG
- the pyrF gene encoding orotidine-5'-phosphate decarboxylase; this encodes MAELLVALDHADPADAIALLDLLPERAPVKVGAVLLARAGIGFVRGLVGEGHPVFLDPKWHDIPNTVSGAVSAAAELGVDMVTVHALGGDAMLRAAVEAAAGRTRIIAVTMLTSHSAAEFAAVTGRPRVDPEQEVARLAGIAAAAGVAGVVCSPQEIAVVRGVAAFERIVVPGIRRDGDAVGDQQRTASPAIAIAAGATHLVVGRPITSAAAPAEAYAEFVAAMG